In Phragmites australis chromosome 18, lpPhrAust1.1, whole genome shotgun sequence, the genomic window tggtgatttgaagttgggattgtcccttggcctttgaaggtttgctcCACCTTTCCTCCCCCCTTGCTCATATATGGTGGATTCTAtagtttgagttggaatcaacgaTTTTACTCCttctcccaaatcttgatacatgtggattatcccccttggcctttgaaggtttgcatccccTTTCCTCCCCACTTGCTACTATTTTCTATATTCTAGCGTTTAAGTAGAACCTGGATATGTTTATGGTGCAATTATGGTGCTATTATATTCCTAAAAGGGAAATTATGTTGCTATTATGCTAAAATTATGGTGCTATTAGGTGCAAATCTTGATATATTTATGATgcaattatgttaattatattcCTAAAAGCGAACCCAATTTGCGTAACATACGTCTCccattcgggagtgtttgattataaatatgacttgacaactcatcatatttgtaagaagatgctcctgaaTTGTCCATGAACTTTGAACAGTTCAATATGTGGCACGAGTAGTAGGTTTTTgcgctcttgtatggttctagagagaatttcggcggtatctccctgttgttctccggatacacatcCTCTTGACTCGTTGTCGAaatgtgtatttggagaatagCTGGGAGATACTAtcgaaattttctctagaatcgTACTAGATCATAGAAACCTACTCgggtcacatatcctcgaatgagaTTATGACCTATCTTTGGCTATGTAGAAATTAGTTAGGATCATTCGCCATAGAtaagaaatatatcatatttttataggAAAATCCTAAAAGTGAATATGGTTACTAatacttatacaattgtatttGCATATTTGTATCTATTAAATGTCTGCCAACGAGTCTTCATCGAGATCCTCTAACGAAGGACAAGCTCCAGTCAGATATCTGCGCAACCAAGTCCCAGTGGAGCAACAATACGAAGGCCAAGGGAACAAGCAAATTGGCCAATGGACAAGATTACCATCACGGAAATCGGTGATGACGGCATGCCTACAGAGAAGAAGGCCTTGCAGAGATTGTGGAAGTTTGCAAGCCTTAATTCTCaagagagggtgccattgaccctttcGAAGTTCAATGACCACATTTTGGCTCCAAAGAACGCATTGTTCAATGATGGCATCAATACGTTTCTGGAGTTTCTGaagaacatgaaggcgaagggtTGCAtggctgctatgaaaatgatcgcaaAACTTTGAAGAAACCACAAGAGCAATCTTGTGAACGAATATATGGCAAAAGGGTTGGAGCCCTTtagcaagtacccatatatgaaAAGGGAGGATTGGGAAACTTTTGTGGGGTTGAAGAGCTCAAAGGCATTCCAAACAGAGAGTTCaacaaagaagcagcttcaagcaaagaacaagcagaaccACAATCTGGGCACAGGTgggtacgtggggaaaagggagAAGTGGCAGGCgaaggatgaaaagttagccaacgaaggcTGCGaaaatccttggttgcaattctcgGGACGATCGCAATAGTACTTGCGAGCGAGGGGTGAGCTGTCATATAGTTGAGAAATAACCTTCAAATCCAGCGAAACCGAGGTAGTCGctgaaaaggtgaaagaaatagcagccTAATCCTCTGAAGGTTCATTCACCGAGGTCAGGGAATATGACGAGCTCTCCACTGCGctgggaaaccctgagcacccaggtcaCGTGGGAGGCATGTCTAGTTCCCAaggctggaagttaggcttccccgaACACGTTGGGATGTATAAGAATAGGAAAAGGTCGGGTGCAATCGATGTGCAAGCATTGACCCAATCAATTACGGGAGCATTTTTCAAAACCTCCTGCAAAGGTTTATGGCACAGGGAGTTGTAATTTCTAGTGTACCAGCGGGTGATAGCCCCATTGCTGGActcaagagtagtcaagcctccaaggaggtcgaacaacctgtcttctctccatccatGGAGCCGGATGCTATAGATCTTCTCGATAGGCCCCACCACGCTCACTGCTCATAAGACCTGGTGGCTACAgaattgaggttgcaaagggccaggtgcatccaaaGGTCCAGGCGTTACAAACGGTCCCAATACATTTTGGCTATGCCGTGATCttcgtggattttgtacatACCAATGTCGTGGATACAGATTTGCATGTCCCCCTAATGATGAGATCCGAGAACTGGGTGAAGctcgtcttcaaaggatccaatggaagaagAGGGACATCATGGTGCACACGGAACCATCTAGGAGCGATCCACCTCAACATTCAACTGCACCAAGTTCCCTACCCTAACCTCAACTCGAGATGAACCAGTTGCGTCGCCTTTTCCCACTCCACCGTCTGCAACTAGGCAACCTGAGGGTAGCctagagaagagaaagaagtccaagccaggGTCTAAGAAGCAGCTGTTGAAGAAGTCCAAATCCTCTAGTAAGGACTCAATCATCGAGAAGCGCAACATAGGGGTAGCTTGGACTAAGGCTAACCCAAAATTCTAGCTCAGGAAACCCATGCTAATGGCAGATCCACGTCGGAGGGAGGGAcaccttgtgttgagttgcataattactacctgcaaggttaTAGAGTGAAGAAGAGTTCTATTGTCCTCCAGTACCAGAATCGTCACTTCTTGAATGGGGACGACTACTTTCTTATGGGCTTcaacttatatgacctcttcaacctcgatgccCTGGATGTGGGGTTATTACGATGCTTcacattgtaagccctttcaaactagatgcACATTGattattaccactaattctCCAGTCTAACTAACTTCTTGTCCGTAGACACTTGGTGCAAGaaatgaggaagaaggagccTTTTGGATTCCTTGATTCCCAAACAATGACGGTCGCGATGATGCAACAAGATAGGAATCTGTTGTGggatatgtggctagggcaatgagccacttttcgagAAAGGACTACCTGATGGCCACCTACAACATGGGtggtcattggatcttactggccATTACCCTCAAATGGAACTTGGTTTGGTgcctcgattcatcaagaccaaTAACCTAACAGCGAACGGGGAGAACGTGACTATACTTTGGTCAAGGAAATCCTCGATGAGtaagttcttcatgacttaggttacatattgaattttttaaactttttccaaatgttgactaatcgatccctctttgcaTATAGGGCTTTCAACATGTGTAATCGCTctgatccaaagtacgatctGAAGGTGCCccgcacactgacacataagaccacCTTCATGGTAAATGCTAGCAAACATATTttcaaatactctactactaccttttttctttcaaactaattgcttttttctttccaatgccaccaacaaccaccgggaaATACCTGCAGCTTCTACGTTGCGTGTCAcatgctactaaccatggcagcaaaggatatgaaattcccagatgtaagataactgtatagtcttttcataactgctttcattcattactaatatcctatgataaaattattttgctcacgctaattACATACTTTTTCCATTACTATTTTCATTCAGCAAGAATCCAGCTTACCGGATGGAaacatcgaggagtctgcactcttCAACATTCGAGGACAGATCACCTCGTTCATAATGGCTGAAGTCGTCTCTTCGAAAGGCGAGTTCTATTGTACGGAGGCGGCAtactgacttatgtaatttgtggttctATTTTCAACTTATGtaatttataattattttgagGTGATCTCGATGTACACAATCGTCCCTCATTCGACTTGTGGTTCCTCGTTCGACTTATGTACGTTATTATTTAAACTTGAGTAACCTTATTGTTTTATCCAGATGTCGATATGATGGATATGTTTGCTTGTGGATATGTTTGTTGGAGAAGGCGACTGCtaaatcctgactttgcttcaggaCGTAGCCAGGAAGCAAGGAAGACTCCCTCGGGGGGctagcacattagtgacaggtgaaatgagaacccatcactaatgtcgGTCATCAATGAAGGGTTAAATTATAATACGTTACTAATGTAGGTAATTAGTGATGAGCATCCTTCAGAACCCATCACTGGTTCCATCagaacctatcactaatgagggtCTTTAGTGACGGCTTTCTTAATGAAGCCCGTCTCTAATGAGTGTCTTTAGTGACGGGCATCCATCACatagccgtcactaatgacttcttgAGTGACGTGTGTTGTATCCATCCGTCACTAAAggttgtcattagtgacaagtgaccAATCCCAAGAGGCCATAGGAAATGcactttagtgatgggtcttaactgtgacacatcactaatgatcgtcattagtgatgggttgggacccgtcactaatgtgtcatcattagtgacgcgtttgGTGTGACGAGTGtaggacctgtcactaatgacggttatcacctgtcactatgTTCTGTTCTGACATAGTGAAGGTGCTGCTACTTAGATGGTTCGTGGAGATGTGCTGTCGCAGCTGGGAGCACAAAGATAAACCACTGTGGCTAGATCCCCTGCAGTCttgaggagatggaggagagagAGCCTAGGGAGGTGGCTGGTGTAGGAGAAGAGCACAAAATACGATAGCGACTCCACCGTCGGACAGACGGAGTGGCCCTGGACGCTCCGGACACACTTGATCCCTCCCCGAAGGCACCATCCCGGATCCGAGCAAAGCCCTCTACGGCTTCGCACGGATCGCAGGAGCGGCACGCGCTTGTTTCCTAGCAGCCTTAAGCTCTGGCGGATCCCGCCACACCAGAGCTTCCACTCCGAGATAAAAGCAGATgcggttgtaccgctcccaactcCGCGTTAGagccacccgccgctcccgctcTGCATGAGTAGGTTGGCCTAGGATCACCTCGGCAATTTCCACCGTGCGCTCCAACGGGAGACAcctctttgaaagaaaaaggcagTTCACATCTACGAATCAAAAACCAGACAAtaaagaggactcaccagagctgacccgggggggggggctcgGAGTACACCCTCGGCCACTCTTCTGCACCTAGCACAAAGGCGCAGTcccagcccatctgaaggggccgaatacgcaacatggtgaactcctccatgagataacgcatgctcatcctttcagccgccctccggagaagggccaacCGCGAAGCGAACTGGTCGTCCGTGATCCTCATCTCTGGCTCAAGTACATACGTGATATCTCGGTTGgtggagcgaaggggggatGCGAGGCCGAcattgtagtagaaccaccgctgcaaccagccggtataccaccgactgttaatagccttcgccgggaaggcatcgcAGTACTGCGGCCGTAACTGGAAATATATGCTACCGAAGCTGAGGGGCCCCTTCATCCTCTCACCCTTGACCATCTTTGGCTgacagctggcaaagtggaggacCACGAAGAAATCCGtcctcccttcgcacccctctgCCTGCATgacccactcgaaggtggccaggagggtgatggcgttggcatggagttgcggaagctccacatagtagtgacggagcacctcctcgatcAGCGATGCCGACGGAAAGCCCAGGCCCTCTTTGAAGAAAGCCCCGAACACCACGACTTTGTGGGCTAGAGGCTCCGGGACCTCCTCGTCCAGCTGAGGTCGAACGATGgctctggagggaatcttcccctccctaaccatccagtcaagctcctcatcataGATGGCAGACACCCCCAGCACGGTGGTCTGCTGGCGATGACTCCTGCTGGCACGGCGGAGCTTCACCCCAGGCGGCAGCCCCATCAACAACGGGTGAACCTGCGCCACTTGAGGGCCCCCCGCAGCGGCCGCACCGGCGGTTTCGCTCACCTCCTGAGTTCCTGCTCCACCCAGGGCACTTGAGCCAGCCATATGAATCACTGGAAGACAGCGAAAGGCGCTagacggtggtgaagaaagaagagcagcaatcGATAGACACACGCGCGAAGCAAGGACAGATGGAGGCCCAGGGCAGACGAGAACAAAGCGCGAGCGAAAAGGCCACTCAAGAAAATCCCTCcccttataaaggtaagggagagattaccccCCCCCTGCCTAGAAAAACGAGCGTATACCCTATCCCTTGGCCTGCCAGGCCACGATCATAGGGAAGCGGAACTGCCCCCTATGACCCCCTAACCACAGGACGTCACGCGTCCTACGTCCGCCTGACAAGATGCAGTCACGCCCTTCTCACAGGGTAgattcaatgccccttgtcatCAGCGTCATCGAACGGACCGTTCAAATCAAGTGGGTCGAATCTTCCCAAGCAAGCCAAGCTATATTAGGGACCATGAGTCACCGACAGcaagccagggaccgccggAGAGCTTGCTTCGAAAGAATCATGGGCCCAACCGCTTCGCTGGCCGCCttcgcgaggggctactgttgagggtcgttgttaaggacccccgaagGCCCCATGGCTTCGTTGGCCCATGCCTATGGGTccacgcctcccgaaggccgCTTTCTGACTTCCAGGCTTCAGAGTAACTACCTCCCTGAGccatgcctctcgaagcctccatctctcggagccatgcctcccgaagctccatctcccagagccatgccttcCGAAGcttccatctcccggagccatgcctcccccctGAACCACCGTCTCCGGGGCTCGGGCAGGTTTCCCAAAGGCTACGAGGTAGGCCATCAGGCCCCAAGAAAGATCTACCAAGAGAGGAACGCCGGTCATCCTTtacctacaaggaagtgaccggaattaattaattaggctaGTGGGCGCCGTCCTGACACTCCTAACATCACGGCGTCGGGCTGCAATTGGAGATCGGCTCACCCCACTGCGTACAGGCACCCCAataattaccatggtagatatttatctcctatatcgggtaaaaagtagttatccaaaATAAGGTCATGTAACtcggccttatcctggatattttgcacatagcggtaacttATACGTTAAGCTACGCCCAACCTTATAAATTAGGGATCATGATCGTTTGAGCAAAGGGACATACTCGAATACAGCATGGAGGAGTATaatcacaagtcttcctgtgatacttgTCTTAGCCCAGTTCCTATTTTTACTATtaatacatttatggtgttccttcctctcaaacttcgtcttcaaATTTAAATCTCCTGCTTAAAAAAAACGCTCACCGTACTTATTGGGACAAAATATCTCTTCTCTAACAGTATCCTAAACAAAATATGTTCTAATTTTGACATGCTGGCCCGAAACAAAACAGCCCCCATGACATAAACGCCTAGAGTTCGTATCATAAACAATGCGAACTCAGAAGtttgttataaaaaaaaaaagatagagctCTCGCGGTCGGTATCCTGGGCCCTTGCGTCAGCAGCCAAAGCGGTTTCTTGTGGGTCCCTACAAAGCTCTGTGTTGTCGTCCGTGCAGACACAGAAAACCCTCTTCCCCCGTTCGCCGCCACCGCTTCCGCTGCTCGCGCCGCCCTCAACTTGTCAGCGTGAAGGCCAGCAAGCGATGGGGGCATCCCAGACTCCCATAACGACGACGGCATCGACGTGCGCGCCGGAAACGGCGCGAGGCAAGCACACGTTCAAGATCGCCGGGTACAGCCTGTACAAGGGCCTCGGCCCCGGCAAGTTCATCCGGTCGTCCACCTTCTTCGTCGGCGGTCGCGGCTGGAGCATCCGCTACTATCCCGACGGGCACGCCGGCGAGGAGAACAGTCCCTTCGTCTCCGTATACCTCGAGCTCATGGAGAAGAAGAGCGCTGCCGAGGTGCGGGCGATCTACGACCTGAGGCTGGTGGACCAGCTGACCGGGACCTCCAAGGTCCTGTTCAACCTGGTGGTGCCGAGGGCGTTCAGCGGCGAGAGCCCGGCCTGGGGCGCCCGATGGTTTATGAGGAGGACCGAGCTGGAGGCGTCGACCTTCCTGCGGGAGGATAAACTCGTGATCGAGTGCCAAATCACTGTCATCGTGACGCCGCCGGTGGCGGAACCCGAGACAACGGGTAAGATCCTAGTGCCGCCCTCGGGCTTGTCGGTTGATCTCGGAAAACtgctggaggcggaggagggtgCGGACGTTGCGTTCAGGGTTGAAGAGGAGATCTTCCGTGCACACATGATTGTGCTCGCGATGCGGTCACCGGTCTTCAAGGCGCAGCTCTACGGACCATTGAGAGACAAGGGAAGACGGATTATAACAATTGAAGATATGCAGCCTGCTGTTTTCAAGTCATTGCTTCACTTTATCTACACCGATTCCTTACCCTCCATGGATGATCTTGATACAGATGAGAATAAAGAAATCGTTAAACATTTACTTGTAGCTGCGGACAGGTATGCCATGGATAGGATGAAGTTAATATGTGAGAGCATCCTTTGCAAGAGACTTGGTGTTGAAAGTGTGGCGACCACTTTAGCTCTAGCTGACCGACATCATTGCAGCCAGCTCAAAGATATCTGCATTCAGTTTATCATCTCTTCCAATAGCATGGATGAAATGATGGCAAGCCAAGGGTATGTGGACCTCAAAACAACATGTCCTGCAGTCACTGTGGAAATATGGGAGAAAGCATCCAAGTCACGACGTGATGCCAGATGGCGACGGTTAAGGCGCAAGGGTGCCACGCCCGCGACCCAGGTTCCATCCCCGACGTGAGCAAGGGACTTTGTCCCGCTTCAAACAAAAAAGCATGCATCCAAGTCACGCAAGATTCAGTATGCTCAGCGCATCCTAGATGGGTTAAATTAACTTCTGAATTGCTAGTTTAATTGATACATAGACTCGTAAGTTGAAGTTGGCTTGTCCATTAGTTTTCAGATAGCTTTGAAGTTTGGAAAATGTATGATTGGCTTGTGATGAATATAATCTACACTAGCTAAATTATGCATTTTTTGTCAGAAAATTTTCCTTTAATGTTCTCCTTTCATTTGTAGAAACAGCGAGCTGTCTAACATCAATAAAACGATGCTTCAGTGACCAATGGCATGCTGAACCTTTTTATGTTCATTTTGTAGAAATATTCTGTGATGTAGGGCTGTTGAATGCATGCAGACATGCTCATGCATCTCTGGCAAGCTTATGTGTATCAGTGAGTGGCATCCAGAAACGCGAAACAAAATAGCATTACTATACAAAATTTAAATACGGCTGAAAGTAGCGAGGATGAGTCGGATTCAGATCCATATGATCCACATTTATCCCACTTACTAAAAGATTTAACGGAGGTGGAGATGGATGAGGTTGAGCTCAGTAGCATGATATGCGACGTTCGGGCTACACCTCGCAAACAAAAATCCTGTCCCACAAAGTTAAACAAACGAGAATGTCAGAAGATCAAGTTCGTAAAGATAAATAACAAATCCAATAATGTCAGATGAGAGGAGTATTCTGGAATAGCAGAGGTCTCAGTGGCTTGGCTAAACACCGATACATCAATGACTGTGTTCATGACAATATGTTGGATTTCATTGTTCTTCTAGAGACCGGGAAAAAAGAGACTGATGTGGGTTTGCTCGATCGGCTTTCTAGTGGTCTGGACTTATATTGGCACTGCTTGCCCCCTAGGGGTAGGTCTGGTGGCATCTTTGTTGGGGTGAACCAGACCACATATGTGATTATCCATATTTTGGATGGGGATTTCTCCATTAAAATTCATCTTTGAAACAAGGTGGACTCTCATAATTGTGTACGGACCAGCCTAAAATGACATAAAATCAAAGTTTCCGGAAGAAATGGTTAATAACTATTGAAATAACCCACATCCCCTACTGATTAGAGGGGACTTTAATATTATGAGGTTTATgcagaaaaaataatgatagattCTCAAACCGCTGACCTTCCCTATTCAATATTATCATTGACAACTTGGAACTAAGAGAAATTGACCTAATAGGATGGCAATACACATGGGCAAAAAATCATCTCAAACCCACTTTTGAGAAACTGGATAGGATATTAATGTTCACAGAATGGGAAATAAAGTACCTATTAGTGACCGTTCAAGTTCTTGAATGGACGGAGGTATCGGATCACACCCCTATTTTCCTTACACTAGAGGCTCAGTCCCTCAAGGTGGTCATAGACCATTCAAGTTAGAGCTGGGATGGCTAGCTCACGAATTGTTTGCAAACCAAGTTAAGGAGGTATGGCACCGAATGAATAAAGGATGAACACCAATCCAAAAATGGGCAAACAATCTAAGTGCTTTGAGACGCCATCTCAAATGATGGGCTTCCTACACTAGTGGAACCTATAAGCAACAAAAAAGAGAATTTCTAGATACAATAGATGTCCTTAACAAAGCATCAGAGTCAGGAGACTTATCTGAATCCGAGATTCAACTAAAGAACCGAGCCAACGAAAGTTGGTCAGACTACTGCGTGAAGACGAGACAAGGTGGTACCAAAGAGCAAAAGTCACAACCAAATCCTTCATATAGATAACAATACACGCTATTTTCAAATGTTAACAAACGATAAACGTAGAAAGCAAAGAATATTCTGCCTAGAGCAAGATAAAGGGAAAATTGAGGGTGAAactcaattaaagaaatacataACAAATTTCTATAAAGAATTATTTGGACCACCTGTGATGAACAACTTCTCCATGAGAGAATCATGGACCGAGGATATATCACACGTAGTTGATGCTGAAAATGAAATTCTTAGAGCCCCCTTCACAGAAAAGGAGATCCGAGACGTGGTGTTCCAAATAGAACACAACAAAGCCTCCGACCCTGATGGTTTCCTGGCGAAATTTTACCAGATATTCTGGAATGTAATCAAGAAAGACTTGATGACATTGTTCAAATAGTTGCATTCTGGGGAACTCCCTTTATATAGTCTAAACTTCAGGAAAATTATCTTAATACCAAAAACTAGTGAAGCATGTCACATTCAGCAATATAGACCAATTTTCCTATTGAATAttagcttcaatttttttacaaaggTGGCAACCAATCGCATTAATAGCATAGCGATCTGCATAATATGTCCCATCCAAATTGCTTTTATGTGTGGTCACAATATCTAGAAGGAGTCGTAATCCTACATGAAATATACATGAACTCCATCGAAAGAATTTAATTGGGATCTTACTAAAAATTAACTTTGAGAAGGCTTACGACAAAGTCAAATGTCCTATTCTACTACAGAGCCTCCGGATGAAAGGTTTCTCACCAAAATTGTGCTCTTGGGTTGAGCAATTcatatatggaggaagtgtaGCTGTACGACGACATTTTGCCATGTATATTCGTGATTCCCCATATACATATGCatacataaaaagaaaaaaagaagaagaaaagaaaaaaaaagggcagTCGGGCCTATTTCTTTTCGACCGAGCTGGCTCGAGCTCCCTCTCCATCAGCACCAGGCCAGCCCGGCCCACCCCCT contains:
- the LOC133899551 gene encoding BTB/POZ and MATH domain-containing protein 1-like, translated to MGASQTPITTTASTCAPETARGKHTFKIAGYSLYKGLGPGKFIRSSTFFVGGRGWSIRYYPDGHAGEENSPFVSVYLELMEKKSAAEVRAIYDLRLVDQLTGTSKVLFNLVVPRAFSGESPAWGARWFMRRTELEASTFLREDKLVIECQITVIVTPPVAEPETTGKILVPPSGLSVDLGKLLEAEEGADVAFRVEEEIFRAHMIVLAMRSPVFKAQLYGPLRDKGRRIITIEDMQPAVFKSLLHFIYTDSLPSMDDLDTDENKEIVKHLLVAADRYAMDRMKLICESILCKRLGVESVATTLALADRHHCSQLKDICIQFIISSNSMDEMMASQGYVDLKTTCPAVTVEIWEKASKSRRDARWRRLRRKGATPATQVPSPT